The Arachis ipaensis cultivar K30076 chromosome B03, Araip1.1, whole genome shotgun sequence region CTTCCAAAGCTGGTAACTAATAATAAATATACATCACTGTGTAGCAGCagcagtagtagtagtagtaatgaAGAAGGATATATAGTAATAATAATGGTTCCCATCTCATATATTGATGATATATATGTGTCTTTTTTGGGTAAACCCACCAGGACTCCAAAGATGTGGAAAGAGTTGTCGACTCAGGTGGACTAACTACCTCCGACCTGATATAAAAAGAGGAAAGTTCAGCTTGCAGGAAGAGCAAACCATTATTCAGCTTCATGCCCTTCTTGGAAACAGGTATATACCCCATATATATCTATATCATCAATATTCATCACCACAAACAGTAAATATTAATGACTAGCACGTAAAAGGTGTTTTGAACTTTTGACGAACACATAGTGGGCATGTATGTATACAGATGGTCAGCAATAGCGGCTCAGCTTCCCAAGAGGACGGACAACGAGATCAAAAACTACTGGAACACGCACCTAAAGAAGAGGCTAACAAGAATGGGAATAGATCCCACAACCCACAAGCCCAAAACTGATCCCATCGGCGGTGGCTCAGACACCAACTCTTCGCAATCGAAGGACTTAGCGAATCTGAGCCACATGGCGCAGTGGGAGAACGCTCGTCTTGAAGCGGAAGCCAGGTTGGTGAGAGAGTCGAAGCTTCTTCTTCAGGTCCAGCAGACACAACAAACAAACACAACACAACCTCCTCCGGCGCGCCTCGTCCTTAACAAGATCACGGCTGCTCAACAACAGCCCTTGCTTCCGCCCTGCCTTGACGTGCTCAAGGCGTGGCAGAACTCATGGTCTTCCAAGCCGCAACTGTCCGTACCATCAAGGGAAAATTTCAAGATGCATAGTATGTATGCCATGATGCTCTCCACTGATGAGAATCTTGAATCTCCAACTTCCACCTTGTGCTTTCCCGGAGGCGCAAGTGGAAGTAGCGCCATGCTTCCTATCATGTCCTCCACAACCACCTCCGCCACTACTATCACAGTAGATGCTCTCAAC contains the following coding sequences:
- the LOC107633950 gene encoding myb-related protein 306-like — protein: MGRSPCCEKVGLKKGPWTPEEDQKLMSYIEKHGHGSWRALPSKAGLQRCGKSCRLRWTNYLRPDIKRGKFSLQEEQTIIQLHALLGNRWSAIAAQLPKRTDNEIKNYWNTHLKKRLTRMGIDPTTHKPKTDPIGGGSDTNSSQSKDLANLSHMAQWENARLEAEARLVRESKLLLQVQQTQQTNTTQPPPARLVLNKITAAQQQPLLPPCLDVLKAWQNSWSSKPQLSVPSRENFKMHSMYAMMLSTDENLESPTSTLCFPGGASGSSAMLPIMSSTTTSATTITVDALNENLLNPSLTKTKIDSNGTMVTPCDEGVFITKGGNNNETDSSWYMLKQNNPEIELDDDEIVENNNNNNNNSFRDDDIMVAVEAFRGRGGGGYDGVNVVPPTLSSTGDVVVMEAGLICSSNNNNGDDDAHMPYHSNDTLAIINDGDGSICNVSLEENKHYWNTILNLVNDAQVMF